TTAATAATCCCTTTCCTCCCTTACAAATGTAGTGGCCACGGCTGCGCCTGCGACCTAGCAGGACAGGAACTTCCTGGCTGCGCCTGCTTTGGCATTGATGATACCGATGCAACAAGCGACTCAAGCTCCTGTGGCCCCAGCGAAGAAGAATCTTGTTGCTCAAGTAAAAAAGAAAAGCCCGACTCCGACTCCGAACAAGAAAAAAATAATTTGGACAAAGTAGGCTGTGGAGGAGCGACAAATGGCCTCTACGAAATACTTGACCGTCATCTAAATTTTGACATTAGAATTCACACTTTCTATAAAGAGATCGCTTACCATAAAAGCCCCGCAAAATTACTAGCAAAATCAAAACCCAACCTAATACGTTTAGGCAAGGTCCCCATAGCGTAAGATACAAGAGGAGTTTTTCATCAAAAACTCCATAAAAGACCTGTCGCCCGAAATAATTAATCGCGACAATTACCTTCAAATATATTCAAGAGCTTTCCAAGGAATTTGGTGAGCTTGTATCTATACGTATAAAAAAAGATTTATAATGAAAAAAACATTAGCTACACTTACGCTTGGCTCATTGAGCCTCTTCGCACAAAACACAGAACACTCTACACACGATACATCATGCTCCTGCAATGACTCACACAGCATTGCTCACTTTGCACCAGCAGGTATCATGGGCGCTCATGTCCACAAAGAAGGTGAATGGATGGTCGGCACTCGCTCAATGTTCATGGAAATGGACGGCTTACGGGACGGCACTAATCGAGTCTCTAATAGTAAAGCACACAAGGACTACATGGTCCTCCCAAGAGACATGAAAATGCAAATGCATATGCTCGACGTCATGTATGGCCTCAATGACGACTGGACTTTAACTCTCATGGTTCCATGGGTTCGCTACAGCATGAATCTCAATCGCCGTATGACTATGATGGGAACAACTACAGACACTAAATTCAAGACTCGCAATGAAGGTTTGGGTGATATTAAAGTTGGAAGTATCTACAGAGCTTATGACGACGGCAATGAGCAAGTCCTCTTAGGATTAACACTCAACCTTCCTACTGCTAACTTTGACGAAGAGTCTAATACGCCCATGCGCGATGACATGCGTTTAGGCTATCCCATGCAGATTGGTTCAGGTACTTGGGATTTCACCCCCTCTATTGTATATAATCAATTTCACAAAAATTGGTCTTGGGGAACAAAACTGGAAGCTACTATCCATACAGATAAAAATAGTGAAGGTTACCGTCGAGGCGATAAACTAACTTACAACATCTGGGCTTCACATGCCTTAAACCCCGTCTTTGCCCTCAATTCACGTATTGAATTCAATGCATGGGAAGACTACCACGGGACAGATGACAAACTCGAACCCATGGGTGGAATGAATCCAGTGGCCGATGCAGATTTACGCGGCGGCAAAAACTCATCACTATTCGGTGGCTTTACTTGGAAAACTTGCGCCAAAAGTAAAGTTCAGTTTGAAGCTGGAATGCCTTTCTATCAAGAAATTGATGGCCCCAACCTCGAAACAGACTATACAGTGAATATTAATTTCCTTTATAGTTTCTAACTCAACACGCACTTTCACTCAGTTAAACCTAGCGAGTGAAAGTGCACAAAACTATCGTAATAAATAGGATGTAAAAGAACCTTAGAAGGCCTCAATTTTTCCATTTTTTTCTATATTAAAATTGAGTCATTCTTTTTTTCATTTTTTATTAAGAATCAACTTGCAGAAAACAAGTACAGAATTACTTTGGCGTCGTTTCGGAGCGTAGCGCAGTCTGGTAGCGCGCTTGGTTTGGGTCCAAGAAGTCGCGAGTTCGAATCCCGCCGCTCCGACATTTTTATTTCTTTAACACGAAATAAGCTTTATGTTTAGTTTTCCAGGAACTAAATTTTTTACATCGGAGCGTAGCGCAGTCTGGTAGCGCGCTTGGTTTGGGTCCAAGAAGTCGCGAGTTCGAATCCCGCCGCTCCGACTCTTTTAGTTTTAACTTTAAACGAAATTATATGAGCTTATACAAATCCACATTTCCTGCAATTTTACTCATAGAGAGCGACCCGCAAATGAGCGAGTTTTTCAGTAGAATGATCAGCAACTGTGGCTATGAAGTTTTAACTATTTCGAGCGAAGACGAGTTTTCCTCTTTAAATGAAGACGAAATAGGCATAATACATGCCTGTATAATT
The sequence above is a segment of the Lentisphaera araneosa HTCC2155 genome. Coding sequences within it:
- a CDS encoding transporter — encoded protein: MKKTLATLTLGSLSLFAQNTEHSTHDTSCSCNDSHSIAHFAPAGIMGAHVHKEGEWMVGTRSMFMEMDGLRDGTNRVSNSKAHKDYMVLPRDMKMQMHMLDVMYGLNDDWTLTLMVPWVRYSMNLNRRMTMMGTTTDTKFKTRNEGLGDIKVGSIYRAYDDGNEQVLLGLTLNLPTANFDEESNTPMRDDMRLGYPMQIGSGTWDFTPSIVYNQFHKNWSWGTKLEATIHTDKNSEGYRRGDKLTYNIWASHALNPVFALNSRIEFNAWEDYHGTDDKLEPMGGMNPVADADLRGGKNSSLFGGFTWKTCAKSKVQFEAGMPFYQEIDGPNLETDYTVNINFLYSF